In a genomic window of Variovorax paradoxus:
- a CDS encoding alpha/beta hydrolase codes for MERMEPLRRIEAGVLEVAYHESGPADGPPVLLMHGFPYDIHTYAEVAPLLAAEGCRTIVPYMRGYGGTRFLRKDTPRSGEQAAFGADLLALLDALKIERAVLAGYDWGGRAACVVAALWPERCAGLVSLNSYNIQNIAKAMEPDTPENEHSLWYQYYFHSERGRAGLQKDRKAIAKLLWKLWSPTWRFDDATFERSAAAFDHPDFVEVVIHSYRHRYGLVAGDPDYADIDRQLAAQPVIRVPAITFDGIDDGVRPPAEAAAHAARFSGPRSHRLVPGAGHNLPQEAPRAFADAVLELVRGAA; via the coding sequence ATGGAACGCATGGAGCCCCTGCGCCGCATCGAAGCCGGCGTGCTCGAGGTCGCCTATCACGAGAGCGGCCCGGCCGACGGACCGCCCGTGCTGCTGATGCATGGCTTCCCCTACGACATCCACACCTATGCCGAGGTCGCGCCGCTGCTCGCGGCCGAGGGCTGCCGCACCATCGTGCCGTACATGCGCGGCTATGGCGGCACGCGCTTCCTGCGCAAGGACACGCCGCGCTCGGGCGAACAGGCGGCCTTCGGCGCCGACCTGCTGGCGCTGCTCGACGCACTGAAGATCGAGCGCGCCGTGCTCGCCGGCTACGACTGGGGCGGCCGCGCGGCCTGCGTGGTGGCGGCCCTGTGGCCCGAGCGCTGCGCGGGGCTGGTATCGCTCAACAGCTACAACATCCAGAACATCGCCAAGGCGATGGAGCCCGACACGCCCGAGAACGAGCACAGCCTCTGGTACCAGTACTACTTCCACAGCGAGCGTGGCCGTGCCGGCCTGCAGAAGGACCGCAAGGCCATCGCCAAGCTGCTGTGGAAGCTGTGGTCGCCGACCTGGCGCTTCGACGACGCCACCTTCGAGCGCAGCGCCGCGGCCTTCGACCATCCCGACTTCGTCGAGGTCGTGATCCACTCGTACCGCCATCGCTATGGCCTGGTGGCGGGCGATCCGGACTATGCCGACATCGATCGCCAGCTGGCCGCGCAGCCGGTCATCCGCGTGCCCGCGATCACCTTCGACGGCATCGACGACGGCGTGCGGCCGCCGGCCGAGGCCGCGGCGCATGCGGCGCGCTTCAGCGGACCGCGCTCGCACCGGCTGGTGCCGGGCGCGGGCCACAACCTGCCGCAGGAGGCGCCGCGCGCCTTCGCCGACGCGGTGCTCGAACTGGTGCGAGGCGCCGCATGA
- the fghA gene encoding S-formylglutathione hydrolase, translated as MTDLLKTLSEHHCFGGVQGFYEQASHEIGLPMRFSVYLPPQAANERVPALLYLAGLTCNEETFAIKAGAQRMAASLGLALIAPDTSPRGAAMEALPGATASWDFGIGAGFYLDATEAPWAAHWRMESWIVQELLPLVGREFAIDTARLGIFGHSMGGHGALTLALRHPGRFLSLSAFAPICAPTQCPWGDKALRGYLGEPGDDRAAWLAHDASALMQSQTAAPYPHGILVDQGLADKFLAEQLNPEAFEAACFAAGQPLTLRRHAGYDHGYYFIQSFMADHLAHHAQVLRG; from the coding sequence ATGACCGATCTGCTCAAGACCCTGTCCGAACACCACTGCTTCGGCGGCGTGCAGGGCTTCTACGAACAGGCCTCGCACGAGATCGGCCTGCCGATGCGCTTCTCGGTCTACCTGCCGCCGCAGGCCGCCAACGAGCGCGTGCCCGCGCTGCTGTACCTCGCGGGCCTGACCTGCAACGAGGAGACCTTCGCGATCAAGGCCGGCGCGCAGCGCATGGCCGCCAGCCTCGGCCTGGCGCTGATCGCGCCCGACACCAGCCCGCGCGGCGCGGCCATGGAAGCGCTGCCGGGCGCCACCGCGAGCTGGGACTTCGGCATCGGCGCCGGCTTCTACCTCGACGCCACCGAGGCGCCCTGGGCCGCCCACTGGCGCATGGAGAGCTGGATCGTGCAGGAGCTGCTGCCGCTGGTGGGCCGCGAGTTCGCGATCGACACCGCGCGCCTGGGCATCTTCGGCCACTCGATGGGCGGCCACGGCGCGCTGACGCTGGCGCTGCGCCATCCGGGGCGCTTCCTCTCGCTGTCGGCCTTCGCGCCGATCTGCGCGCCCACCCAGTGCCCCTGGGGCGACAAGGCGCTGCGCGGCTACCTCGGCGAACCCGGCGACGACCGCGCGGCCTGGCTCGCGCACGATGCCAGCGCGCTGATGCAGTCGCAGACCGCGGCGCCCTATCCGCACGGCATCCTGGTCGACCAGGGCCTGGCCGACAAATTCCTCGCCGAGCAGCTGAACCCCGAAGCCTTCGAGGCCGCCTGCTTCGCCGCCGGCCAGCCGCTCACGCTGCGGCGCCACGCGGGCTACGACCACGGCTACTACTTCATCCAGAGCTTCATGGCCGACCACCTGGCGCACCACGCGCAGGTGCTGCGCGGCTGA
- a CDS encoding VOC family protein, with amino-acid sequence MRIDHIALWTTDLERCKRFYVDYFGAAAGEGYVNPKKGFASCFLSLGDGARIEAMTTSTLSPVAAEPGAQRMGWTHLAISVGSEEAVDALSRRLQADGYPLLDGPRRTGDGYYESVVLDPDGNRIEITA; translated from the coding sequence ATGCGCATCGACCACATCGCCCTCTGGACCACCGACCTCGAACGCTGCAAGCGCTTCTACGTCGACTACTTCGGCGCCGCCGCCGGCGAGGGCTACGTCAATCCGAAGAAGGGCTTCGCCTCCTGCTTCCTGAGCCTGGGCGACGGCGCCCGGATCGAGGCGATGACCACCAGCACGCTGTCGCCGGTGGCGGCCGAACCCGGCGCGCAGCGCATGGGCTGGACCCATCTCGCGATCAGCGTGGGCTCGGAAGAAGCCGTCGACGCGCTGAGCCGCCGGCTGCAGGCCGACGGCTATCCGCTGCTCGACGGCCCGCGCCGCACCGGCGACGGCTACTACGAGAGCGTGGTGCTCGACCCCGACGGCAACCGCATCGAGATCACGGCCTGA
- a CDS encoding efflux RND transporter permease subunit, which translates to MVQLALRRPYTFIVMAMLIVLATPFVLLRMATDIFPEINIPVVSVIWNYTGLPAQEMGQRISGQVERGLTTTVSDIEHIESQSLAGVSIIKVFFQPTANIEMAISQVVASMQAQVRQLPPGITPPLVIKYSASSVPVIQLALSSPTRSENSLFDATVNQLRPQLITVPGAAIPFPYGGKNRLISVDLNTQALQARGLSPSDVVNAINTQNLILPSGTAKFGATEYGVRMNGSPDAIAGLNDLPIRTVNGATVYVRDVAYVRDGFSPQTNVVRQDGVRGVLLSVLKNGGASTLDIVANLRAMLPVAAQTMPQDIKITPLFDQSVFVKAAVKGVVFEAILAAALTAAMVLLFLGNWRSTLIIGLTIPLSILASILVLYGLGETLNLMTLGGLALSVGILVDQAIVTIENIERHLHMGTPLKEAIEIGAGEIGNAAFVSTLCICIVFVPMFFLSGVARFLFVPLAEAVVFAMLASYLLSRTLVPTLVMLLMGGVHGQQADENAKPSALQRVYRAFDRRFERVRRAYTLLLSALLSRRGGFISVFLGFCLLSCLLYPALGRDFFPTVDAGQIRLHMRAPTGTRIEETARLTDRVEAAIRELVPPDQLETILDNLGVPNSGINLSYSNAGTIGTFDAEILMSLKDGHRPTEEFVTTLRAELPKRFPGIEFFFQPADIVTQILNFGLPAAIDVQFSGNDIAGNAARAAELTKAIRQIPGAVDAHVHQRLDGPSVDLTMDRSRLQQYGLTASNVGQNVLIALSGSSQTAPAYWLNPQNGVVYSIAVQTPQYNVDSLDSLLNIPVGAPGAATPGGAQQLLGNLVDARAARQPAIQSRYNIAPVIDVYVSVQGTDLASVASKVQALVDEMRPKLSRGSRVDIRGQVQTMQSSFIGLGVGLAMAIVLVYLLIVVTFQSWLDAAIIITALPAALAGIAWMLFITGTTLSVPALTGAIMTMGVATANSILMVSFARERLAAGIPPLSAALEAGATRIRPVLMTALAMIIGMIPMALGLGEGAEQNAPLGRAVIGGLLFATVSTLFFVPAVYAGVHSWLAHRRAAHGGGAHPPAGATAQEH; encoded by the coding sequence ATGGTTCAGCTCGCGTTGCGTCGTCCTTACACCTTCATCGTCATGGCGATGCTGATCGTGCTGGCCACGCCCTTCGTCCTCTTGCGGATGGCCACCGACATCTTTCCGGAGATCAATATCCCGGTGGTGTCGGTCATCTGGAACTACACCGGCCTGCCGGCCCAGGAGATGGGCCAGCGCATCTCGGGCCAGGTGGAGCGCGGCCTGACCACCACCGTCAGCGACATCGAGCACATCGAATCGCAGTCGCTCGCGGGCGTGTCGATCATCAAGGTTTTCTTCCAGCCCACCGCCAACATCGAGATGGCGATCTCGCAGGTGGTGGCCTCGATGCAGGCCCAGGTGCGGCAGCTGCCGCCGGGCATCACGCCGCCGCTGGTGATCAAGTACTCGGCCTCGAGCGTGCCCGTGATCCAGCTCGCGCTGTCGAGCCCGACGCGCTCCGAGAACTCCCTGTTCGACGCCACCGTGAACCAGCTGCGCCCGCAGCTCATCACGGTGCCGGGCGCGGCGATCCCCTTTCCCTACGGCGGCAAGAACCGGCTGATCTCGGTCGACCTCAACACCCAGGCGCTGCAGGCGCGCGGCCTGTCGCCGTCGGACGTGGTGAACGCGATCAACACGCAGAACCTGATCCTGCCCTCGGGCACCGCCAAGTTCGGCGCCACCGAGTACGGCGTGCGCATGAACGGCTCGCCCGATGCGATCGCGGGCCTCAACGACCTGCCGATCCGCACCGTGAACGGCGCCACCGTCTACGTGCGCGACGTGGCCTACGTGCGCGACGGCTTCTCGCCGCAGACCAACGTGGTGCGCCAGGACGGCGTGCGCGGCGTGCTGCTGTCGGTGCTCAAGAACGGCGGCGCCTCCACGCTGGACATCGTGGCCAACCTGCGCGCGATGCTGCCGGTGGCGGCGCAGACCATGCCGCAGGACATCAAGATCACGCCGCTGTTCGACCAGTCGGTGTTCGTGAAGGCGGCCGTCAAGGGCGTGGTGTTCGAAGCCATCCTGGCCGCCGCGCTCACCGCCGCGATGGTGCTGCTGTTCCTCGGCAACTGGCGCAGCACGCTGATCATCGGCCTGACCATCCCGCTGTCGATCCTGGCCTCGATCCTGGTGCTCTACGGCCTCGGCGAAACGCTCAACCTCATGACATTGGGCGGGCTCGCGCTCTCGGTCGGCATATTGGTGGACCAGGCGATCGTGACCATCGAGAACATCGAGCGCCACCTGCACATGGGCACGCCGCTCAAGGAGGCGATCGAGATCGGCGCCGGCGAGATCGGCAATGCGGCCTTCGTCTCCACGCTGTGCATCTGCATCGTGTTCGTGCCGATGTTCTTCCTCTCGGGCGTGGCGCGCTTCCTGTTCGTGCCGCTGGCCGAGGCCGTGGTGTTCGCGATGCTGGCCTCCTACCTGCTGTCGCGCACGCTGGTGCCCACGCTGGTGATGCTGCTGATGGGCGGCGTGCACGGCCAGCAGGCCGACGAGAACGCGAAGCCCAGCGCGCTGCAGCGCGTGTACCGCGCCTTCGACCGCCGCTTCGAGCGCGTGCGCCGCGCCTACACGCTGCTGCTGTCGGCGCTGCTGTCGCGCCGCGGCGGCTTCATCTCGGTGTTCCTCGGCTTCTGCCTGCTGTCCTGCCTACTCTATCCGGCGCTGGGCCGCGACTTCTTCCCGACCGTGGACGCCGGCCAGATCCGGCTGCACATGCGCGCGCCCACCGGCACCCGCATCGAGGAGACCGCGCGCCTCACCGACCGGGTGGAGGCCGCGATCCGCGAGCTGGTGCCGCCCGACCAGCTCGAGACCATCCTCGACAACCTCGGCGTGCCGAACAGCGGCATCAACCTGTCGTACAGCAACGCCGGCACCATCGGCACCTTCGACGCCGAGATCCTGATGTCGCTGAAGGACGGCCACCGGCCGACCGAGGAGTTCGTGACCACGCTGCGCGCCGAGCTGCCCAAGCGCTTCCCGGGCATCGAGTTCTTCTTCCAGCCGGCCGACATCGTCACGCAGATCCTCAACTTCGGCCTGCCGGCGGCCATCGACGTGCAGTTCAGCGGCAACGACATCGCGGGCAACGCGGCGCGCGCGGCCGAGCTCACCAAGGCGATCCGGCAGATCCCGGGCGCGGTCGACGCCCACGTGCACCAGCGCCTCGACGGCCCCTCGGTGGACCTGACGATGGACCGCTCGCGGCTGCAGCAGTACGGCCTGACCGCCTCCAACGTGGGGCAGAACGTGCTGATCGCGCTGTCGGGCAGCTCGCAGACGGCGCCGGCCTACTGGCTCAATCCGCAGAACGGCGTGGTCTACAGCATCGCGGTGCAGACGCCGCAGTACAACGTCGACTCGCTCGATTCGCTGCTCAACATTCCGGTGGGCGCGCCCGGCGCGGCCACGCCCGGCGGCGCACAGCAGCTGCTGGGCAACCTGGTCGACGCGCGCGCGGCGCGCCAGCCGGCGATCCAGTCGCGCTACAACATCGCGCCGGTGATCGACGTCTACGTCAGCGTGCAGGGCACCGACCTCGCGAGCGTGGCGAGCAAGGTGCAGGCGCTCGTCGACGAGATGCGGCCCAAGCTCTCGCGCGGCAGCCGCGTCGACATCCGCGGCCAGGTGCAGACCATGCAGTCCTCGTTCATCGGCCTGGGCGTGGGCCTGGCGATGGCGATCGTGCTGGTCTACCTGCTGATCGTCGTGACCTTCCAGTCCTGGCTCGACGCCGCGATCATCATCACCGCCCTGCCCGCCGCGCTGGCGGGCATCGCCTGGATGCTGTTCATCACCGGCACCACGCTGAGCGTGCCCGCGCTCACGGGCGCGATCATGACCATGGGCGTGGCCACGGCCAACTCGATCCTGATGGTGTCCTTCGCGCGCGAACGGCTGGCCGCGGGCATCCCGCCGCTGTCGGCCGCGCTCGAGGCCGGCGCCACCCGCATCCGCCCGGTGCTGATGACGGCGCTGGCGATGATCATCGGCATGATCCCGATGGCGCTGGGCCTGGGCGAAGGCGCCGAGCAGAACGCGCCGCTGGGCCGCGCCGTGATCGGCGGCCTGCTGTTCGCGACGGTGTCGACGCTGTTCTTCGTGCCCGCGGTCTATGCGGGCGTGCACAGCTGGCTCGCGCACCGGCGCGCCGCGCACGGCGGCGGCGCCCATCCGCCGGCCGGCGCCACCGCGCAGGAGCACTGA
- a CDS encoding 3'-5' exonuclease domain-containing protein 2: protein MNAPRTPQTSLPPLPEREEIALLEPFEGLGLNDIVLVATRDDAERAAAALLAAGVVGFDTESKPTFARNEVSTGPHLVQFATRETAWLFQLHRTDCNEVLGALIGSEALRKVGFGLSSDLSLIRQKLKVEPRAVHDIDDEFRRRGYRRSVGVKTAVALVFGQRFAKSRKATTSNWASHRLSEAQLRYAANDAYASIRVFDALQDNRSR from the coding sequence TTGAACGCACCACGCACACCCCAGACCTCTCTGCCCCCTCTGCCGGAGCGCGAGGAGATCGCGCTGCTCGAGCCCTTCGAGGGCCTGGGCCTGAACGACATCGTGCTGGTCGCCACGCGCGACGACGCCGAGCGCGCGGCCGCCGCGCTGCTGGCCGCGGGCGTGGTCGGCTTCGACACCGAGTCCAAGCCCACCTTCGCCAGGAACGAGGTCTCGACCGGCCCGCACCTGGTGCAGTTCGCCACGCGCGAAACCGCATGGCTGTTCCAGCTGCATCGCACCGACTGCAACGAGGTGCTGGGCGCGCTGATCGGTTCCGAGGCGCTGCGCAAGGTGGGCTTCGGCCTTTCGAGCGACCTCTCGCTGATCCGCCAGAAGCTCAAGGTGGAGCCGCGCGCGGTCCACGACATCGACGACGAGTTCCGCCGCCGCGGCTACCGCCGCTCGGTCGGCGTGAAGACCGCCGTGGCGCTGGTGTTCGGCCAGCGCTTCGCGAAGTCGCGCAAGGCCACGACCTCGAACTGGGCCAGCCACCGGCTCAGCGAGGCACAGCTGCGCTATGCGGCCAACGATGCCTATGCGTCGATCCGCGTGTTCGACGCGCTGCAGGACAACCGTTCGCGCTGA
- a CDS encoding GNAT family N-acetyltransferase, with protein MAAPAAPHAYPAHLVEDWRLRDGRAVRIRPIHADDLAMHTAFVAGLSDRTGYHRLLSPRKPQPDELWRMTHVDYAHELALIATLEVDGAEQEMGVVRYVRGDTPETTEVAEFAVVIADAWQRQGLAEKLMRSLISAARAAGVRELADITLYDNLAMIALARKLGFKVQRDPGNPNVSRLRLALDAPA; from the coding sequence ATGGCAGCACCGGCCGCACCCCACGCCTATCCCGCGCACCTGGTCGAAGACTGGCGGCTTCGCGATGGCCGCGCGGTACGCATCCGCCCGATCCATGCCGACGACCTTGCGATGCACACCGCCTTCGTCGCGGGCCTGTCGGACCGCACCGGCTACCACCGGCTGCTCTCGCCGCGCAAGCCGCAGCCCGACGAGCTCTGGCGCATGACCCATGTCGACTACGCGCACGAGCTCGCGCTGATCGCCACCCTCGAGGTCGATGGCGCCGAGCAGGAGATGGGGGTGGTGCGCTACGTGCGCGGCGACACGCCCGAAACAACCGAGGTGGCCGAGTTCGCGGTGGTGATCGCCGATGCCTGGCAGCGCCAGGGGCTGGCCGAGAAACTGATGCGCAGCCTGATCTCGGCGGCGCGCGCCGCGGGCGTGCGCGAACTGGCCGACATCACCCTCTACGACAACCTCGCGATGATCGCGCTGGCGCGCAAGCTGGGCTTCAAGGTGCAGCGCGACCCGGGCAACCCGAACGTCAGCCGGCTGCGTCTCGCGCTGGACGCGCCGGCGTGA
- a CDS encoding TfoX/Sxy family protein, producing MKNAFADSLHETFERLGRIDIRRMFSGFGIYHEGRMFALVIRDTLYLKSDAESAAHFDRLNLAPFTYERQGQQMPMSYREAPPELFEDREEAALWGRRAYEAALRSGTVPKAMRKAAAAKKAPATKKVAAKKTVAKKAAPARKTASAKKARKATPR from the coding sequence ATGAAGAACGCCTTCGCCGACAGCCTGCACGAAACCTTCGAGCGCCTGGGCCGCATCGACATCCGCCGCATGTTCAGCGGCTTCGGCATCTATCACGAAGGCCGCATGTTCGCGCTGGTGATACGCGACACGCTTTACCTCAAGTCCGACGCCGAAAGCGCCGCGCATTTCGACCGCCTGAACCTGGCGCCCTTCACCTACGAACGGCAGGGCCAGCAGATGCCGATGTCCTACCGCGAGGCGCCGCCCGAGTTGTTCGAGGATCGCGAGGAAGCGGCCCTGTGGGGCCGGCGCGCCTACGAAGCCGCGCTGCGCTCGGGCACGGTGCCGAAGGCGATGCGCAAGGCGGCCGCGGCGAAGAAAGCCCCCGCCACGAAGAAGGTGGCTGCGAAGAAAACCGTCGCGAAGAAGGCCGCACCGGCCAGGAAGACCGCGTCGGCGAAAAAGGCCCGAAAGGCGACTCCCCGTTGA
- a CDS encoding DUF2000 domain-containing protein: MSQTDPSPTAAALPERCVIVVDAALPPGLAANAAAVVALTVGQRHPGLVGEPLVDASGRTHPGLIPIGIAVLGASQEELAAVRQKALASTECDVIDFPVQGQQTTNYAAFREAVAGVPAEALRYVAVGFVGERKPLGKVVSKLGLLGQ; encoded by the coding sequence ATGAGCCAGACCGATCCTTCCCCCACCGCTGCCGCGCTGCCCGAACGCTGCGTCATCGTCGTCGACGCCGCCTTGCCGCCGGGCCTGGCCGCCAATGCCGCGGCCGTGGTCGCGCTGACCGTGGGCCAGCGCCATCCGGGGCTGGTCGGCGAGCCGCTAGTCGATGCCTCGGGACGGACGCATCCCGGCCTGATCCCGATCGGCATCGCGGTGCTCGGCGCCTCGCAGGAGGAACTCGCGGCCGTGCGGCAGAAGGCGCTCGCCAGCACCGAGTGCGACGTGATCGACTTCCCGGTGCAGGGCCAGCAGACCACCAACTACGCGGCCTTCCGCGAGGCGGTGGCGGGAGTGCCGGCCGAGGCACTGCGCTACGTGGCGGTCGGTTTCGTCGGCGAGCGCAAGCCGCTGGGCAAGGTGGTGTCGAAGCTGGGCCTGCTCGGGCAGTAG
- the gnd gene encoding decarboxylating NADP(+)-dependent phosphogluconate dehydrogenase yields MTTTNKSDFGLIGLAVMGQNLVLNVESRGFQVSVYNRTEATTEAFIAANPGKKLVGAKTLEEFVQSLAKPRKIQIMVKAGAPVDQVIEQLIPLLDKDDIVIDGGNSLYTDTERRDAYLSSKGLRFIGAGVSGGEEGARKGPSIMPGGPASTWEVMKPIFESIAAKVDGEPCVIHIGPGGAGHYVKMVHNGIEYGDMQLICEAYSLFKAAGFTTDEMAAIFNEWNDGELQSYLIQITAKALEQKDPETGKPIVDVILDKAGQKGTGQWTLINAAENAVVISTINAAVEARVLSSQKKARVGASKLLQGPKVELSLEKKALVAKVHDALYASKVISYTQGFDLIKTMGDKKGWGLDLGRIAAIWRGGCIIRARFLNRITDAFRTDPALANLMLDPFFKDLLNRTQQNWREVVALAVSNGIPVPAFSASLAYYDSYRTERLSANLLQAQRDFFGAHTYERVDKPEGQFFHTEWPEVIG; encoded by the coding sequence ATGACCACCACCAACAAAAGCGACTTCGGACTGATCGGCCTGGCCGTGATGGGCCAGAACCTCGTGCTGAACGTGGAAAGCCGCGGCTTCCAGGTCAGCGTCTACAACCGCACCGAAGCCACCACCGAGGCCTTCATCGCCGCCAACCCCGGCAAGAAGCTGGTGGGCGCGAAGACGCTCGAAGAGTTCGTGCAGAGCCTCGCCAAGCCGCGCAAGATCCAGATCATGGTCAAGGCCGGCGCGCCGGTCGACCAGGTGATCGAGCAGCTCATCCCGCTGCTCGACAAGGACGACATCGTCATCGACGGCGGCAACAGCCTCTACACCGACACCGAGCGCCGCGACGCCTACCTCTCGAGCAAGGGCCTGCGCTTCATCGGCGCGGGCGTCTCGGGCGGCGAGGAAGGCGCGCGCAAGGGGCCGTCGATCATGCCGGGCGGCCCGGCCTCGACCTGGGAGGTGATGAAGCCGATCTTCGAGAGCATCGCGGCCAAGGTCGACGGCGAGCCCTGCGTGATCCACATCGGCCCGGGCGGCGCCGGCCACTACGTGAAGATGGTGCACAACGGCATCGAGTACGGCGACATGCAGCTGATCTGCGAGGCCTACAGCCTGTTCAAGGCCGCCGGCTTCACGACCGACGAGATGGCCGCGATCTTCAACGAATGGAACGACGGCGAGCTGCAGAGCTACCTGATCCAGATCACCGCCAAGGCGCTCGAGCAGAAGGACCCGGAAACCGGCAAGCCCATCGTCGACGTGATCCTCGACAAGGCCGGCCAGAAGGGCACGGGCCAGTGGACCTTGATCAACGCGGCCGAGAACGCGGTGGTCATCAGCACCATCAACGCCGCGGTCGAGGCGCGCGTGCTGTCGTCGCAGAAGAAGGCGCGCGTGGGCGCGAGCAAGCTGCTGCAGGGCCCGAAGGTCGAGCTCTCGCTCGAGAAGAAGGCGCTGGTGGCCAAGGTGCACGACGCGCTCTATGCCTCCAAGGTCATCAGCTACACCCAGGGCTTCGACCTCATCAAGACCATGGGCGACAAGAAGGGCTGGGGCCTCGACCTCGGCCGCATCGCGGCGATCTGGCGCGGCGGCTGCATCATCCGCGCGCGCTTCCTCAACCGCATCACCGACGCCTTCCGCACCGATCCGGCGCTGGCCAACCTGATGCTCGATCCCTTCTTCAAGGACCTGCTCAACCGCACCCAGCAGAACTGGCGCGAGGTGGTGGCGCTGGCCGTGAGCAACGGCATCCCGGTGCCGGCCTTCAGCGCCTCGCTGGCCTACTACGACAGCTACCGCACCGAGCGCCTCAGCGCCAACCTGCTGCAGGCGCAGCGCGACTTCTTCGGCGCCCACACCTACGAGCGCGTGGACAAGCCCGAGGGGCAGTTCTTCCACACGGAGTGGCCGGAAGTCATCGGCTGA
- a CDS encoding alpha/beta fold hydrolase gives MSDTYVLIHGAWHTGAEMEAVANGLREAGHTVHCPTLAGNRPGDDRAKIGLADAIDSALQYIEEKNLSQLRLVGHSYGGMVITGVADRLAQQPGRIARLVYVNAFVPQPGESLNDMVPPHYVALFDAVAGANDQAVTLPFEIWRDAFINDADMALARSAYEQLNPHPYRTFTDKIVLSQPMAALQVGKSYVNCQQDIALPHSLPWHPRLSERLGLFRLVECPGSHEMFFSNPKRLAQAILEAGRD, from the coding sequence ATGTCCGACACCTATGTCCTGATTCACGGCGCCTGGCACACCGGTGCCGAAATGGAGGCCGTCGCGAACGGCCTGCGCGAGGCCGGCCACACCGTGCACTGCCCCACGCTCGCGGGCAACCGGCCCGGCGACGACCGCGCGAAGATCGGGCTGGCCGACGCGATCGATTCGGCGCTGCAGTACATCGAGGAGAAGAATCTCTCGCAGCTGCGGCTCGTGGGCCACAGCTATGGCGGGATGGTGATCACCGGCGTGGCCGACCGCCTCGCGCAGCAGCCGGGCCGGATCGCGCGGCTGGTGTACGTGAATGCCTTCGTGCCGCAGCCCGGCGAGTCGCTCAACGACATGGTGCCGCCGCATTACGTGGCGCTGTTCGACGCGGTGGCGGGCGCCAACGACCAGGCCGTGACGCTGCCCTTCGAGATCTGGCGCGATGCCTTCATCAACGACGCCGACATGGCGCTCGCGCGCTCGGCCTACGAGCAGCTCAACCCGCACCCGTACCGCACCTTCACCGACAAGATCGTGCTGAGCCAGCCGATGGCCGCGCTGCAGGTGGGCAAGTCCTACGTCAACTGCCAGCAGGACATCGCGCTGCCGCACAGCCTGCCGTGGCATCCGCGGCTGTCGGAGCGGCTGGGCCTCTTCAGGCTGGTCGAGTGCCCGGGCAGCCACGAGATGTTCTTCTCGAACCCGAAGCGGCTCGCGCAGGCGATTCTCGAGGCGGGGCGGGACTGA
- a CDS encoding GNAT family N-acetyltransferase encodes MSDAQTPAFHLRLRDGAAEEDMVLAGIWRRAWSASHPGAATVEPIAHWLQRVRTEFVAPAEVVIAERDAQVLAFMVLHDRREYVAQLFVDPHLRNQGLGQALLDEACVRMPTGWRLHVALTNTAAQRFYERYGLARGTVDRHPTSGRERISYHWYPARAPWRKA; translated from the coding sequence ATGTCCGACGCCCAGACGCCCGCCTTCCACCTGCGACTGCGCGACGGCGCGGCCGAGGAGGACATGGTGCTCGCCGGCATCTGGCGCCGGGCCTGGTCGGCCTCGCACCCGGGCGCGGCCACGGTCGAGCCGATCGCCCACTGGCTGCAGCGCGTGCGCACCGAGTTCGTGGCACCGGCCGAGGTGGTGATCGCCGAGCGCGATGCGCAGGTGCTGGCTTTCATGGTGCTGCACGACCGGCGCGAGTACGTAGCGCAGCTGTTCGTCGACCCGCACCTGCGCAACCAGGGCCTGGGCCAGGCGCTGCTCGACGAGGCCTGCGTGCGCATGCCCACCGGCTGGCGGCTGCACGTGGCGCTCACCAACACCGCGGCCCAGCGCTTCTACGAACGCTACGGCCTCGCGCGCGGCACGGTCGACCGGCATCCGACCAGCGGACGCGAACGAATCAGCTACCACTGGTACCCGGCGCGCGCGCCCTGGCGCAAGGCCTGA